One Falco cherrug isolate bFalChe1 chromosome 11, bFalChe1.pri, whole genome shotgun sequence DNA window includes the following coding sequences:
- the COPS9 gene encoding COP9 signalosome complex subunit 9, which translates to MKPAVDEMFPEGAGPYVDLDEAGGSTGLLMDLAANEKAVHADFFNDFEDLFDDDDIQ; encoded by the exons ATGAAGCCGGCGGTGGATGAGATGTTCCCCGAGGGAGCTGGTCCTTACGTGGATCTTGATGAG GCAGGGGGAAGCACGGGGCTGCTGATGGACCTGGCCGCCAACGAGAAAGCGGTGCACGCCGACTTCTTTAACG ATTTTGAAGATCTCTTTGATGATGATGACATCCAGTGA
- the ADIPOQ gene encoding adiponectin, which translates to MRGPAGFLLCSLLLVALHCTEGAADELQPDPKTPCANWMGGAPGYPGHNGLPGRDGKDGRDGLKGEKGEEGMQGPKGDPGAIGIPGLEGPRGFPGYPGQKGEKGEAAFVHRSAFSVGLTERAPHPNVPIRFSKIFYNEQSHYDASTGKFLCNIPGTYYFAYHLTVYLTDVKVSLYKKDKAVIFTYDQFQKNNVDQASGSVLLHLNTGDEVWLQVYGEGDNNGVYADNINDSTFMGFLLYPDQDVH; encoded by the exons ATGAGGGGCCCAGCAGGCTTCCTTCtctgctcactgctgctggtggccctCCATTGCACAGAGGGGGCTGCTGACGAGCTCCAGCCCGACCCCAAAACACCATGTGCCAACTGGATGGGAGGAGCACCCGGCTACCCCGGCCACAACGGGCTCCCTGGCCGGGATGGGAAAGACGGAAGAGACGGActaaagggagagaaaggagaggaag GTATGCAAGGTCCTAAAGGTGACCCAGGTGCAATAGGAATCCCAGGGCTGGAAGGGCCAAGAGGATTTCCCGGATACCCTGGGCAGAAAGGGGAGAAGGGTGAAGCTGCCTTCGTCCACCGCTCTGCTTTCAGCGTGGGGCTGACAGAGcgagccccccaccccaatgTCCCCATCCGCTTCAGCAAGATCTTCTACAACGAGCAGAGCCACTACGACGCCAGCACCGGCAAGTTCCTCTGCAACATCCCCGGCACGTACTACTTCGCCTACCACCTGACGGTCTACCTGACGGACGTCAAGGTCAGCCTCTACAAGAAGGACAAGGCAGTGATCTTCACCTATGACCAGTTCCAGAAAAACAATGTTGACCAAGCTAGTGGCTCCGTCTTGCTGCACCTCAACACTGGGGACGAGGTCTGGCTTCAGGTGTACGGGGAGGGGGATAACAATGGTGTCTACGCCGACAACATCAATGATTCTACATTCATGGGCTTTCTCCTGTACCCAGACCAGGATGTCCATTAA